From the genome of Planctomycetaceae bacterium:
TGTGAAACTTGCGGATTTTTTATAAGTGAAAAACGAATACGTCCCCGTTCGGGGATCTCCGCTTAGCTTCGACGAAAAGTGACGGATTGCATAAAAAAACCCGGCAACATACGTTGTCGGGTTTTTTGTTTTACTATAAATAATCAACGATTATTTATTTTCTGTTTTCTGGCAGTTGCCGCACTGAAGATTCGCAAGCTGCTGAATGAGATTAAATCTTTCAGCAACATCCTGCGTTGCAAGTTTCATCAACTTTTCTGCAACTTCAGGTTTTGAATCCTTCAACATACGGTATCTGTTCTCGCTGTAAGCATAATCAACGAAATTAGCCGTCGGAGCTTTCGAATCCAACTGCAACGGATTCTGGCCTGCTGCCTTCAAATCAGGATTGTATCTGTACAACGGCCAATAACCGCTTGCGACAGCCTGTTTCTGATGCTCATAGCCATCGAGCAGATTGTAGCCGTGTGCGATACAATGTGAGTAAGCAAGAATAAGAGACGGGCCGTTATAGCTTTCCGCTTCGGCGAAGGCCTTTACGGTCTGTGCCATATTCGCACCAAGCGCGACTCTGGCGACGTAAATATTTCCGTAAGTCATCGCGAGCATTGCCATATCTTTCTTGCCCATAGTTTTGCCTGCTGCTGCGAATTGTGCAACCGCGGCTCTTGGAGTCGATTTTGACATCTGACCGCCAGTGTTCGAATATACTTCCGTGTCAAGAACGAGAATATTAATATTCTTGCCGCTTGCAAGGACGTGGTCAACGCCGCCGTAGCCGATATCATAAGCCCAGCCATCGCCGCCAAGTGCCCATACGCTCTTGCGAACGAGATAATCAGCAACTGTTAAAAGCTGTTTGCATTCCGGACAGTCTTTTCCGCCGCAAGCATCTTTGAGCTTCTGAACTCTTGCTCTTTGTTTTTCAATTTCAGCCTGTGCCGGGTCGTTGGCAATCGCAGCCTGTTTTATTTCTTCGGCCAATGCCTTGTCAACGCAGCCTTTGCCTGCGGCAGCGGCAACTAACTCTACCGCGAACTCTTTGAACTTATCAACTGTAAGTCTCATACCCAGAGCGAACTCCGCGTTATCTTCAAACAAGCTGTTGCTCCATGCGGGGCCTCTGCCGTTCTGATTTACAGTGTAAGGCGTTGTCGGCAGGTTTCCGCCGTAAATCGACGAGCAGCCTGTCGCGTTACCAATCATAGCTCTGTCGCCAAATAACTGCGTGAGCAATTTAACATACGGCGTTTCGCCGCAGCCTGCACATGCGCCGGAGTATTCGAACAACGGCTGAACAAGCTGGCTTCCCTTTACCGTATTAGTCTTGAACAATGACGGGTCGGTATTTGGAATCGACAGGAAGTGAGCGTAATTTTCTCTTTCGGACATTCTTAACGGTTCCTGCAGAGACATATTAATCGCTTTTTTGCCGGTCGGCTGTTTGTTAGCGTCTTTTTCAACGCCCGGACAAGTCATAACGCAATTTCCGCAACCTGTGCAGTCTTCCGGTGCGACCTGAACGGTGAATTTCATACCGGCCAGTTCTTTGCCTTTCGCTTCGGCGCACTTGAATGTCTTCGGTGCTTTTTCAGCGTATTTCGCGTCATAAGCTTTAACTCTTATCGCTGCGTGCGGGCAAACGAGTGAGCACTGTCCGCATTGAATACATACTGTCGGTTCCCAAACAGGAATGTGAACGGCAATATTTCTCTTTTCGTATTGTGTTGTGCCGCTTGGGAATTTGCCGTCGATTGGCATCTTGCTGACCGGGATTTTATCGCCTTTGTCGGCAATAATTTCGCCGAGAACTTCTTTGACGAATTTCGGTGCATCGGCAGGAACGGCCGGCGGCATCTTTGTTTTGCTTGTTACTGAAGCCGGAACTGTAACTTCGTAAACTTCGCTCAAAGCCGCATCAACAGCGGAGTTATTCAAATCGACAACTTTCTGGCCTTTTTTGCCATAGCTCTTTTGAATAGCTTTCTTGATCGCTTCGACTGATTTTTCAATTGGAATAATGCTGCTGATTTTGAAGAACGCGGTCTGCATAATCACGTTGATTCTCGAACCCATTCCTAATTTTTCAGCGATTGAAGTCGCGTCCATGCAATAGAATTTAACTTTCTTATTGACGATTTGCGTTTGAAGTTCGATGGGCAATGTATTCCATATACTGTCTTTGCCGTGCATGCTTGTCATCAGGAATATGCCGCCGGGCTTGATATTTCCAAGCATATCGTATTTTTCGATGAAGCTCGAATTATGACATGCGACAAAATCAGCCTGACGAATCAGGTATGGTCTGCGAATTATGTTTTTGCCGAACCGAAGATGCGATACGGTTTTTGCACCGGCTTTTTTCGAATCGTAAACGAAATAGCCCTGTGCGTAGTTGTCTGTCAAATCGCCGATGATTTTGATTGAGTTTTTATTTGCGCCGACTGTTCCGTCCGAACCCAGACCATAGAACATAGCGGTATAAAGACCTTCGGCCGGAATATTGAACGAATCATCAACAATCAGACTCTTGTTAGTAACATCGTCTTCGATACCAACCATGAAATGGTTCTTCGGTGCACTTGCGTCGAGATTGTCAAATACTGCCTTTACCATCGCAGGTGTGAATTCCTTTGAGCCAAGGCCGTATCTGCCGCCGACGACCAGCGGATACTCTTTGAACGGTGCGTACTTGTCGGCCATTGCTTCGCCGATACCTGTGCGAACATCCATATATAAAGGTTCACCAAGTGAACCCGGCTCTTTTGTTCTGTCGAGAACCGCGATTTTCTTAACTGATTTTGGAATCGCAGCCATAAAATCTCTGTTGCTGAAAGGTCTAAAGAGTCTGATTTTCAAAACACCGACTTTCTCACCTTTAGACACGAGATATTCAACTGTTTCGTGAGCTGTTTCGCCGCCGGAGCCCATAATGATAATGATTTTTTCAGCATCAGGAGCGCCGACATAATCGAACAGGTGATATTGTCTGCCGACAACTTTCGCAAATTTGTCCATCGTTTCCTGAACGATTTGCGGAACGGCATCATAAAATTTATTAACTGTTTCACGACCCTGGAAATAAACGTCCGGGTTCTGACTTGTTCCTGAAATCTGTGGATGGTCAGGACTCAATGCACGCTGCTTGTGAGCGGCAACCAGAGAATTGTCAATCATTTCACGCATCTGATCGTAACTAATCTCTTCAACCTTCTGTATTTCGTGACTCGTTCTGAAACCATCAAAGAAATGCAGGAACGGAATACGCGATTTCAAAGTCGCCTGCTGCGATATCAACGCCATATCCATAACTTCCTGAACACTTCCGGAACATAACATCGCAAAACCTGTCTGACGACAAGCCATAACGTCTGAATGGTCGCCGAAAATCGACAGTGCCTGACATGCCAGCGAACGCGCAGTAACGTGGAACACGGTCGGCGTAAGTTCTCCGGCGATTTTATACATGTTTGGGACCATCAACAAAAGCCCCTGCGATGCGGTGAATGTTGTTGTTAAAGCACCTGCTACCAGTGCGCCGTGAACTGCACCGGCTGCGCCTGCTTCTGACTGCATTTCCGTAACACTTGGGATTGTACCCCAAATATTAGTCTTGCCGGCCGCAGTCTTGGCGTCAGCAAGCTCGCCCATAACCGAACTTGGTGTGATCGGATATATGGCGATGACTTCATTCGTGGCGTGGGCCACGTGAGCGGCAGCTGTATTGCCGTCAATCATAACTCTGTTCGACATAATATGCTCCTATAAGCTATTAAAATAAATATACCCTTCAGGGTAGTAAATTCCCGCGATTAAAAAAGTACGTTTTTATTCTCAAAGCACTTACCCGCGGATTAGCGGGAAAATTCAATCGCAAACAATATAACGGTTATGTTCGGCAACCTGTACTCCTTGCGGCTGCCTTGTGCATTGAGACTATCCACAATCTCGAAAATCCGAAAATTTTGAATAATTCATTGTATATATATAAGGATAAATGGCAAATCTTTTTTTAGGATGCGTAAAATGAGTAAAATTTGTGCAAAGAAAAATGTGAACCCAGTTTGCTTTAGGTGTGCAACTGGCTTTTACCCTTGAACTCGCCGCACCAGTAGTCCTCTTTTACAAGCACATAATCTTCAACGAGTTTGGGGTATCGATGACATACGCCGTATTTTACTTCTGCCGGCTCGTTGTCCCACTCCCAAAACCTACATCCTTTGCATATTTCTAACGGCATAACCATCTCCTAACTAAAATCAAATATCAAAAATTAAATATCAAAATTATTGAGATTGCTTCGTCGTCCCGAAGCGGGACTCCTCGCAATGACATTTTTTAGAGACCGTTACATTATAATAATAATTCTGCATGAAGTAAACTAATATCCCGGTCCCCAAAACGCGGGTGATTCGTTCGCCGTCGGCAAAGTCAGCTTCGGCCAAAATAAAAATTTGCCGGTCTTGTAATTCGACGGAATATATTTTTCATCGGCATCAACCTCTCGGCCTTTGATATTTCCGACGTGGCCATCAACGTAACTTACATTCATAGACTGGCTATGATAAAAACCGCTTGTCATTCTGTGATGGCCGTCGCGTCTGACAGTAAAATCCTGTACATTCTTATGCTCGGCATCATAAATCTGCGAAGCGTAACTCGTTTCCGTCATCAGCATACAAGATGACGGCTGCGGGATTTGAGCGTAAGTGAATCCGCCTGCGGGCCCAAGTTTGAGCGGCGGGCCAGACCAATAAACCTCATTGTCGGAACAAAGGCCGTTCAATGCGTATGATGTAAGCGTTTTACCGTGAGGATAATTATAAAAGCCGGTCGGGTACGGGTCTTTGTCTTTGGGGCAAAACCATATCTTCGGCGAATTAGCGAAAATATCTTCTACCGTATTTATGCTTACTTTCTTTGAAACATACGGCAGGAGACTTACAAACCACGTTTTCGATATGTTATCTTTCGTTGGTTTGAAAAAAAATTCCCTTGCGGTTATAATTTGATTCTGCCAATCAACAGCATAAGCGCCCATCGCAATCGAAATCTGTCCCAAATTTTTCGCGCAGACAATTTTGGCGGCATTCGCTCTGGCACGATTCAGCACAGGCAGTAAAATCGCCAGCAGCGCAGCGATGACCGAAATCACCACGAGCAATTCGACCAACGTAAAAGCAAAACGTTTTTTCATATCAAAAACCGCTCTGCCAGTTAATCGCCAATACGGCCAAATCGTTAAAATCCACGCTTTGACTATTATCAAAATCCGCCGACAAATTCTGGCCGCTCTGCCGCCATTGATTCGCGAACAACGCAAAGTCAATCATATCGACAACATCATTCTCATTCAAATCGGCGACATTAACGCTTCGACAATCGATATCGACCTGATCAATCATCGCCGCCCCACCAACAGGATACGATGAACTCGGCGGCAACTGAAAAACAGTCAGCTTTATATATTCCTGAACAGGCTGTTCATCAAATTTATATATGCCAGTAAATCTGTACCATCTGCCGGTGTCGCCTGTCGGTTCGCAGGCATCCACAACCGTTTCGCATATGGTCGTTACGCCCTGCGTATCAGTAAAGCCTGCATCGCG
Proteins encoded in this window:
- the nifJ gene encoding pyruvate:ferredoxin (flavodoxin) oxidoreductase; amino-acid sequence: MSNRVMIDGNTAAAHVAHATNEVIAIYPITPSSVMGELADAKTAAGKTNIWGTIPSVTEMQSEAGAAGAVHGALVAGALTTTFTASQGLLLMVPNMYKIAGELTPTVFHVTARSLACQALSIFGDHSDVMACRQTGFAMLCSGSVQEVMDMALISQQATLKSRIPFLHFFDGFRTSHEIQKVEEISYDQMREMIDNSLVAAHKQRALSPDHPQISGTSQNPDVYFQGRETVNKFYDAVPQIVQETMDKFAKVVGRQYHLFDYVGAPDAEKIIIIMGSGGETAHETVEYLVSKGEKVGVLKIRLFRPFSNRDFMAAIPKSVKKIAVLDRTKEPGSLGEPLYMDVRTGIGEAMADKYAPFKEYPLVVGGRYGLGSKEFTPAMVKAVFDNLDASAPKNHFMVGIEDDVTNKSLIVDDSFNIPAEGLYTAMFYGLGSDGTVGANKNSIKIIGDLTDNYAQGYFVYDSKKAGAKTVSHLRFGKNIIRRPYLIRQADFVACHNSSFIEKYDMLGNIKPGGIFLMTSMHGKDSIWNTLPIELQTQIVNKKVKFYCMDATSIAEKLGMGSRINVIMQTAFFKISSIIPIEKSVEAIKKAIQKSYGKKGQKVVDLNNSAVDAALSEVYEVTVPASVTSKTKMPPAVPADAPKFVKEVLGEIIADKGDKIPVSKMPIDGKFPSGTTQYEKRNIAVHIPVWEPTVCIQCGQCSLVCPHAAIRVKAYDAKYAEKAPKTFKCAEAKGKELAGMKFTVQVAPEDCTGCGNCVMTCPGVEKDANKQPTGKKAINMSLQEPLRMSERENYAHFLSIPNTDPSLFKTNTVKGSQLVQPLFEYSGACAGCGETPYVKLLTQLFGDRAMIGNATGCSSIYGGNLPTTPYTVNQNGRGPAWSNSLFEDNAEFALGMRLTVDKFKEFAVELVAAAAGKGCVDKALAEEIKQAAIANDPAQAEIEKQRARVQKLKDACGGKDCPECKQLLTVADYLVRKSVWALGGDGWAYDIGYGGVDHVLASGKNINILVLDTEVYSNTGGQMSKSTPRAAVAQFAAAGKTMGKKDMAMLAMTYGNIYVARVALGANMAQTVKAFAEAESYNGPSLILAYSHCIAHGYNLLDGYEHQKQAVASGYWPLYRYNPDLKAAGQNPLQLDSKAPTANFVDYAYSENRYRMLKDSKPEVAEKLMKLATQDVAERFNLIQQLANLQCGNCQKTENK
- a CDS encoding type II secretion system GspH family protein, producing the protein MKKRFAFTLVELLVVISVIAALLAILLPVLNRARANAAKIVCAKNLGQISIAMGAYAVDWQNQIITAREFFFKPTKDNISKTWFVSLLPYVSKKVSINTVEDIFANSPKIWFCPKDKDPYPTGFYNYPHGKTLTSYALNGLCSDNEVYWSGPPLKLGPAGGFTYAQIPQPSSCMLMTETSYASQIYDAEHKNVQDFTVRRDGHHRMTSGFYHSQSMNVSYVDGHVGNIKGREVDADEKYIPSNYKTGKFLFWPKLTLPTANESPAFWGPGY